One window of Chamaesiphon minutus PCC 6605 genomic DNA carries:
- a CDS encoding GmrSD restriction endonuclease domain-containing protein: MPKVNLDALIPREDFELQDNVNSGKKKETISIEDLKPDSFFFSYIRKPDFQRETNEWDDQKICNFIESFIEGDLIPAIILWRSTGGYLFVIDGSHRMSTLSAWVNDDYGDGDISKKFYDGVISEDQSLIANKTRNLVNKKIGSYNSFKTALTRPDDVKPEVVKYAKNLAALAIQLQWVEGDASKAENSFFKINQQAAPINPIELKLLQSRKKPNSIAARAIIRSGKGHKYWSCFSDKMQQEIQEIAQEINHILFEPKLHTPIKTLDIPIGGKLSSAQALSLILDFVNIANNIDFDKNIIDDDGTGEKTIFFLKNTRKIVYRLNSNKPSSLGLHPIVYCYSRDGRYRNVSFFAVVDFVMELEKRKKINEFIDVREEFENLLLSNDYLIKQIYEKYRDVQKSYKFVSYFFQEVIVHLKNGKSERDTVKEIASTDKFKYLNIRESTTQSDSQFKDFDKNQKSEIFLNEALQNPPKCKICNGLMHKNSISIDHIQRKADGGFATLDNGQITHPYCNTTYKN, encoded by the coding sequence ATGCCTAAAGTCAATTTAGATGCTTTGATTCCAAGAGAAGATTTCGAGCTGCAAGATAATGTCAATTCTGGCAAGAAAAAAGAAACAATCTCTATTGAAGATCTCAAGCCAGATTCTTTTTTCTTTTCATATATTCGTAAGCCAGATTTTCAAAGAGAAACAAATGAGTGGGATGACCAAAAAATATGCAACTTCATTGAAAGTTTTATTGAAGGCGATCTAATTCCTGCAATTATTTTATGGAGAAGTACTGGAGGTTACCTTTTTGTTATCGATGGCAGCCATAGAATGAGTACTTTATCAGCTTGGGTAAATGACGATTATGGTGATGGAGATATATCGAAAAAGTTTTATGACGGAGTAATTTCAGAAGATCAATCCTTAATTGCAAACAAAACAAGAAATCTCGTTAACAAAAAAATCGGATCGTATAATAGTTTTAAGACAGCACTTACACGCCCAGATGATGTTAAGCCAGAGGTTGTAAAATATGCCAAGAATCTTGCAGCATTAGCAATTCAGCTTCAATGGGTTGAGGGCGATGCTAGCAAGGCAGAGAATTCTTTTTTCAAAATCAATCAACAAGCTGCACCAATTAATCCAATCGAACTAAAGCTTCTACAATCTCGAAAAAAGCCCAACAGTATTGCTGCTCGTGCAATTATTAGAAGTGGTAAAGGTCATAAGTATTGGTCTTGTTTTTCAGATAAAATGCAGCAAGAAATACAAGAAATAGCTCAAGAAATTAATCATATATTATTTGAGCCAAAACTGCATACTCCAATCAAGACTTTAGATATACCAATAGGAGGAAAGCTTTCTTCTGCCCAAGCTCTGTCGTTAATTTTAGATTTTGTAAATATCGCGAATAATATAGATTTCGACAAGAATATTATTGATGATGATGGCACTGGTGAGAAAACCATATTCTTCTTAAAAAATACCAGGAAAATTGTATACAGATTAAATAGCAACAAGCCATCATCATTGGGGTTGCATCCTATTGTGTATTGTTATTCGAGAGATGGAAGATACAGAAATGTATCTTTTTTTGCAGTAGTTGACTTTGTTATGGAGCTAGAGAAAAGAAAAAAAATCAACGAATTTATCGATGTTAGAGAAGAATTTGAAAATCTTCTTTTGAGCAATGATTACTTGATCAAGCAAATATACGAAAAATACAGAGATGTTCAAAAAAGTTACAAATTCGTCTCTTATTTCTTTCAAGAAGTTATCGTTCATCTAAAAAATGGTAAAAGCGAGCGTGATACAGTAAAAGAGATTGCTTCAACTGATAAATTTAAGTATTTAAATATTCGTGAATCAACGACACAAAGTGACTCACAATTTAAGGACTTTGATAAAAATCAGAAAAGTGAAATTTTTCTTAATGAAGCATTGCAAAATCCTCCTAAATGTAAAATATGCAACGGATTAATGCATAAGAATTCAATCTCAATCGATCATATACAACGAAAAGCAGATGGGGGGTTTGCAACTCTGGATAATGGACAAATAACTCATCCATACTGCAACACAACATATAAAAATTAA